Proteins found in one Magnolia sinica isolate HGM2019 chromosome 5, MsV1, whole genome shotgun sequence genomic segment:
- the LOC131246712 gene encoding (RS)-norcoclaurine 6-O-methyltransferase-like → MENVKREELVGQAIAWNHSLGAIDSFVLKCAVETGIAEVIHGHGRPIKLSQLGASLPTPSTNLDILRRIMRYLVHMQLFTGQNEGSDDGEESYRSTSATKFILINKEKSIVPLFRFQMHEKC, encoded by the coding sequence ATGGAGAATGTTAAGAGAGAAGAGCTGGTGGGCCAAGCAATTGCGTGGAACCATTCATTGGGAGCCATTGATTCCTTCGTCCTCAAATGTGCCGTCGAAACCGGAATAGCTGAGGTGATCCACGGCCACGGGCGGCCCATAAAACTTTCTCAACTTGGGGCTTCACTTCCGACGCCTTCCACCAACCTCGACATCCTCCGGCGGATCATGCGATACTTGGTGCACATGCAGCTCTTCACCGGCCAAAATGAAGGGTCCGATGATGGGGAGGAATCATACAGGTCAACCTCGGCCACTAAATTCATCCTGATCAACAAGGAGAAGAGCATAGTACCATTGTTCAGATTCCAGATGCACGAGAAATGCTAA
- the LOC131246689 gene encoding (RS)-norcoclaurine 6-O-methyltransferase-like produces MQGKAGISAFERLYGERMWTYASKQPELNGIFNNAVAGGARSVVRALIDGYGDVFQGLTSLVDIGGGIGTTLQSIAKAFPHINCTVLDLPHVVETAPSCPEVEFVAGDMFSFIPKADVVGNYTN; encoded by the coding sequence ATGCAAGGGAAGGCCGGTATATCTGCCTTCGAGAGGCTGTATGGAGAGAGAATGTGGACCTATGCTTCTAAACAACCTGAGCTCAACGGCATCTTCAATAACGCAGTGGCTGGTGGGGCCCGATCAGTGGTTCGAGCCTTGATCGACGGCTATGGGGATGTGTTCCAAGGGTTAACGTCTTTGGTGGATATTGGAGGCGGTATTGGCACGACCTTACAGTCCATCGCCAAGGCATTTCCCCACATCAACTGTACCGTACTAGATCTTCCTCATGTGGTAGAGACAGCACCCAGCTGTCCAGAAGTGGAGTTTGTTGCCGGAGACATGTTCTCTTTCATACCCAAGGCCGAcgttgttggaaattatacaaattaa